Proteins encoded within one genomic window of Edaphobacter lichenicola:
- a CDS encoding ROK family protein translates to MAKTIGVILSERISAGLVVDHKLVGPVRRFPEDHDDEDALVEQHTEALVETIANQVLLAADGAKDFTAVGVALPGLVKDGVVAEAPNLPQLKGAKIQELLIAQMRNHGLNVSVTAVNDADGMAAGLASMHGKLDSMIRVWTLGVGIGYGRYPFAPGVWEGGHTVVTLDEKERFCGCGGRGHMEGIMGHRAMRLRFLDMEPEEVFEAAKQGDARCLDFKRLWHKALAAASATTIHMAGPGKIFIAGFNTRFLDMSMVKDYLQQMVKMSPLQGYSLEIVDDTPEVRVIGAAVSAELAAAR, encoded by the coding sequence ATGGCAAAGACAATTGGGGTAATACTTTCGGAGCGGATCTCGGCCGGCTTGGTCGTGGATCACAAGCTTGTAGGACCGGTACGACGTTTTCCTGAAGATCACGACGACGAAGATGCGTTGGTGGAGCAGCACACCGAAGCTCTGGTGGAGACGATCGCAAATCAGGTGCTCCTTGCAGCCGATGGGGCGAAGGATTTCACGGCGGTTGGCGTGGCTTTACCCGGTTTGGTGAAGGATGGCGTGGTCGCAGAGGCGCCAAACCTGCCGCAGCTCAAGGGCGCGAAGATTCAGGAGCTGCTGATTGCGCAGATGCGCAACCATGGACTCAACGTTTCGGTGACGGCGGTGAATGATGCCGATGGAATGGCTGCGGGGCTGGCTTCGATGCACGGCAAGCTGGACAGCATGATCCGGGTCTGGACGCTGGGGGTCGGAATCGGCTATGGGCGGTATCCCTTCGCTCCCGGCGTGTGGGAGGGCGGCCACACGGTGGTGACGCTCGATGAGAAAGAGCGCTTCTGCGGATGCGGCGGGCGCGGGCATATGGAAGGGATCATGGGACATCGTGCGATGCGCCTGCGCTTCCTCGACATGGAGCCGGAGGAGGTCTTCGAGGCGGCCAAACAGGGCGATGCTCGCTGCCTGGACTTCAAACGGCTCTGGCACAAGGCTCTGGCCGCAGCGTCGGCGACTACGATTCATATGGCTGGGCCGGGGAAGATCTTCATCGCGGGGTTCAACACGCGGTTTCTCGATATGTCCATGGTGAAGGATTATCTACAGCAGATGGTGAAGATGAGTCCGCTGCAGGGGTACTCGCTGGAGATCGTCGACGATACGCCTGAGGTGAGGGTGATCGGCGCTGCTGTCTCGGCGGAGCTGGCCGCCGCTCGATAA
- the sthA gene encoding Si-specific NAD(P)(+) transhydrogenase, whose product MSSSVYDLIVIGSGPAGQRAAIYASKLGKKVALVEMREVVGGACISTGTIPSKTMREAVLHLSGYNYKSIYGMNYRVKERITMADLAFRVQHVIKTEIDVTEAQLSRNNIEMLVGVASFEDATHVKVTNSRGSTVYEANNILIGTGTKPASSPKVPINGRSIINSDLVLELVNLPKTMIIVGGGVIGVEYTCMFSALGVRVTLIERRPRLLEFADQEIIEALSYHLRDSRVTMRLNEEVESVEEMPDGTVVANLESKKKVQGDALLYAVGRQGNVDELNLAAVGIESDSRGRIPVDKDFRTKVPTIFAVGDVIGFPSLASVSMEQGRVAAARAFGDEKILSNPGLYPYGIYTIPEISFIGKTEEQLTEEDVPYEVGVAYYREIARGQIRGDTTGRLKIIFHRMNHLILGVHIIGEGASELLHIGQAVMALGGTLDYFVDTVFNYPTLAECYKVAAFNGLNRVSKFE is encoded by the coding sequence ATGAGTAGTAGTGTTTACGATCTGATTGTCATCGGGTCCGGGCCGGCCGGGCAGCGAGCTGCAATTTACGCTTCCAAGCTGGGCAAGAAGGTCGCACTGGTGGAGATGCGCGAGGTGGTCGGCGGGGCCTGCATCAGCACCGGTACGATTCCTTCGAAGACCATGCGCGAGGCGGTCCTTCACCTCTCCGGATACAACTACAAGTCCATCTATGGGATGAACTACCGGGTGAAGGAACGGATCACGATGGCGGACCTGGCGTTCCGGGTCCAGCACGTGATCAAGACCGAGATCGACGTGACCGAGGCGCAGCTTTCGCGGAACAACATCGAGATGCTGGTTGGGGTGGCGAGCTTTGAAGATGCGACGCATGTGAAGGTGACGAACTCGCGCGGCTCGACGGTGTATGAGGCGAACAACATCCTGATCGGAACCGGAACCAAGCCGGCGTCTTCGCCGAAGGTGCCGATCAACGGGCGCAGTATCATCAACTCGGACCTAGTGCTGGAATTGGTGAACCTGCCGAAGACGATGATCATCGTGGGCGGCGGTGTGATCGGGGTGGAGTACACCTGTATGTTCTCAGCCCTCGGAGTGCGGGTGACGCTGATTGAGCGAAGGCCGCGGCTGCTGGAGTTTGCCGACCAGGAGATCATCGAGGCGCTGAGCTACCATCTGCGAGACTCGCGGGTGACGATGCGGCTGAACGAAGAGGTGGAGTCGGTCGAAGAGATGCCGGACGGAACCGTCGTGGCGAATCTCGAGAGCAAGAAGAAGGTTCAGGGCGATGCTCTGCTGTATGCAGTCGGCCGCCAAGGCAATGTGGACGAGTTGAACCTGGCTGCGGTGGGCATCGAGTCCGACTCGCGCGGGCGCATCCCGGTGGATAAGGATTTCAGAACCAAGGTTCCGACGATCTTTGCCGTGGGCGATGTGATCGGATTCCCGTCTCTGGCATCGGTGTCGATGGAGCAGGGTCGCGTGGCTGCAGCACGGGCGTTTGGAGACGAGAAGATTCTGTCGAATCCGGGGCTTTACCCGTATGGAATTTATACGATTCCGGAGATCAGCTTTATCGGCAAGACTGAAGAGCAGCTGACCGAGGAGGATGTGCCGTACGAGGTTGGCGTGGCCTACTACCGCGAGATTGCGCGCGGCCAGATTCGCGGCGATACGACGGGCCGGCTCAAGATCATCTTCCACCGGATGAACCACCTAATCCTCGGCGTTCACATCATCGGCGAGGGTGCGAGTGAGCTGCTGCACATCGGCCAGGCGGTGATGGCACTGGGCGGAACACTGGATTATTTCGTGGATACGGTCTTCAACTATCCAACTCTCGCAGAATGTTATAAAGTTGCGGCTTTCAACGGGTTGAACCGCGTCAGCAAATTTGAGTAG
- a CDS encoding thiamine phosphate synthase yields MLRYAITSRALYPGSEQEKQAALLREASRWIADGIDFIQLREKDLPAATLANLARNLLENIALTASPTRLLINSRPDIALATGAHGVHLTASPDELSPAQIRDLFHSAGRPKPLITLSCHSLAEVQRARREQVDAIVFAPVFEKPLADGQKLPGQGLDQLRAACIAAAPIPIFALGGVTIENASECLEAGAAGVAGIRLFHRS; encoded by the coding sequence ATGCTTCGCTACGCCATCACCAGCCGCGCGCTCTACCCCGGCAGCGAGCAGGAAAAACAAGCCGCCCTCCTCCGCGAGGCCTCCCGATGGATCGCCGACGGCATCGACTTCATCCAGCTAAGAGAAAAAGACCTTCCCGCAGCCACGCTCGCGAACCTCGCCCGAAACCTGCTTGAGAATATAGCCCTGACCGCCAGCCCGACGCGACTCCTGATAAACTCTCGCCCCGACATCGCCTTGGCCACCGGTGCCCACGGTGTCCATCTCACCGCCTCGCCCGACGAGCTCTCCCCCGCCCAGATCCGCGACCTCTTCCACTCCGCCGGACGTCCCAAACCCCTGATCACCCTCTCCTGCCACAGCCTCGCCGAGGTCCAGCGCGCCCGCCGCGAACAGGTAGACGCCATCGTCTTCGCCCCCGTCTTCGAGAAGCCCCTCGCCGACGGCCAGAAACTCCCCGGCCAGGGTCTCGACCAGCTACGCGCTGCCTGCATCGCCGCTGCCCCCATCCCGATCTTCGCGCTCGGCGGAGTCACCATCGAGAACGCGTCCGAATGCCTTGAGGCAGGCGCAGCCGGAGTCGCCGGAATCCGCCTCTTTCATCGCTCTTAG
- the plsX gene encoding phosphate acyltransferase PlsX codes for MPTDIVVDAMGSDKAPEPEVRGAVLAVRQYDVRVHLVGPEDRLRPILRQALRGQRLPVFIVPATEWITMDDKAAQAVRSKRDSTMRVGLKMVREGRASGFFTAGNTGAAMATAKMVLGMLSGVDRPALAQILPTVHRIPSLLLDVGANVDCDPDNLVQFAVMGHMYAKNILRINNPRVGLLSIGEEDSKGNALTRDTLPLLRALKGINFKGNVEGRDLFNGHSDVAVCDGFVGNVALKSIEGTAQLLSASLRESLKSTVTSQVGALLSRRAFAEFKKRLDYSEYGGAVLLGVRGVCIVGHGSSNEKAIMNGVRVAAEFAQAEVNSGIEAALLPS; via the coding sequence ATGCCGACTGACATCGTTGTAGACGCAATGGGTTCCGACAAGGCCCCCGAACCAGAGGTTCGCGGGGCCGTCCTTGCTGTGCGCCAGTATGACGTTCGCGTCCACCTGGTTGGCCCGGAGGACAGGCTTCGTCCGATTCTGCGGCAGGCGCTGCGTGGACAGCGTCTTCCGGTGTTCATCGTGCCTGCCACCGAGTGGATCACGATGGACGACAAGGCCGCTCAGGCGGTCCGCTCCAAGCGCGATTCGACCATGCGGGTGGGCCTGAAGATGGTCCGCGAGGGTCGTGCCTCGGGGTTCTTTACCGCAGGCAACACCGGCGCGGCGATGGCTACCGCCAAGATGGTTCTGGGGATGCTTTCCGGTGTCGACCGGCCTGCGCTGGCCCAGATTCTGCCGACCGTCCATCGCATTCCCTCGTTGCTGCTGGACGTTGGGGCGAATGTCGACTGCGATCCGGACAATCTGGTCCAGTTTGCCGTGATGGGCCACATGTATGCCAAGAACATCCTGAGGATCAACAACCCTCGCGTTGGCCTTCTCTCGATTGGAGAGGAGGATTCGAAGGGCAACGCTCTGACTCGTGATACTCTGCCGCTGCTGCGCGCTTTGAAGGGGATCAACTTCAAGGGGAACGTGGAGGGTCGCGACCTGTTCAACGGGCACAGCGATGTGGCGGTGTGCGACGGTTTTGTGGGGAATGTGGCGCTGAAGTCGATTGAGGGGACGGCCCAGTTGCTGAGTGCGTCGTTGCGCGAGTCGTTGAAGTCCACGGTGACCTCTCAGGTTGGGGCGCTGCTGTCGCGCCGGGCCTTTGCCGAGTTCAAGAAGAGACTGGATTACTCGGAGTACGGCGGTGCGGTGCTGTTGGGCGTGCGGGGTGTTTGCATCGTAGGCCATGGGTCGTCGAATGAGAAGGCGATCATGAACGGCGTGCGTGTGGCCGCGGAGTTCGCCCAGGCCGAGGTGAACTCCGGCATTGAAGCGGCGCTGCTTCCTTCCTAG
- the rpmF gene encoding 50S ribosomal protein L32 codes for MPNPKRRHSKQRTAKRRSHDFLTPTGLSECPNCHERKLPHRACRKCGTYKGRDVLVTKEAS; via the coding sequence ATGCCTAATCCGAAACGGCGCCACTCCAAGCAACGGACTGCCAAGCGCCGCAGCCACGACTTTTTGACCCCCACCGGCCTCTCCGAGTGCCCCAACTGCCACGAGCGCAAGCTTCCCCATCGTGCCTGCCGCAAGTGCGGTACGTACAAGGGCCGCGACGTTCTCGTGACCAAAGAAGCCAGCTAA
- a CDS encoding YceD family protein — protein sequence MLITPLQLVDEPLEFNEVIAPGALDYASDIRQVGPLPVNGVADLLIEHRSSSSHVNDIRLRANYSADFEILCARCVDPVKVPLTGDFDLIFRPESADADAGERSITADETEIGYYQESGLLLEDVVREQVLLSLPSRTLCTADCKGLCPRCGQNLNQAKCSCEEAPADPRWNALAGLGTLTDKLELKH from the coding sequence GTGCTGATTACTCCGCTCCAACTCGTAGACGAACCCCTTGAATTCAATGAAGTCATCGCTCCAGGGGCGTTGGACTATGCCTCCGATATCCGGCAGGTCGGGCCGCTGCCCGTCAACGGCGTCGCAGACCTGTTGATTGAGCACCGCAGCTCCAGCTCGCATGTGAACGATATCCGGCTGCGGGCGAACTACAGTGCGGACTTCGAGATTCTCTGTGCGCGGTGCGTCGACCCGGTCAAGGTGCCGCTTACGGGCGATTTCGACCTCATCTTTCGTCCCGAATCCGCCGATGCGGATGCCGGGGAGCGTTCTATTACTGCGGATGAGACCGAAATCGGGTATTATCAAGAGAGCGGTCTTTTGCTGGAGGATGTGGTGCGCGAGCAGGTGTTACTCTCCCTGCCGAGTCGTACCCTCTGTACGGCAGACTGCAAGGGGCTTTGCCCGCGCTGTGGTCAGAACCTGAATCAAGCGAAATGCTCCTGCGAGGAGGCTCCGGCTGATCCGCGTTGGAATGCGCTTGCGGGTCTGGGGACTCTGACCGACAAGCTCGAGCTGAAGCACTAA
- a CDS encoding catalase family peroxidase, whose product MPLPTDEKIIALSQQLLQQFDTIFGLNPGFRPAHAKGIMLTGTFTPSAEAATLTKAPHISRQSTPVTVRFSDSTGIPLVPDNDPNANPRGLAIRFNLAEHVHTDIVCHSTDGFPTRTGPEFLELLKALATSDPKNLAGSPLEAFLGSHPKALAFVQAPKPAPSSFARESYFGVTAMKFTNKDGVSWFGRYRIVPEAGNDHLDDAAAAAKDPNYLMDEIAERVAKGPIKFKILVQLANDGDVVDDATNHWPEDRKVVELGSFALTALVADNAQEQQQIIFDPIPRVGGIEPSDDPLLELRAAIYLLSGRRRRAA is encoded by the coding sequence ATGCCGCTTCCTACCGACGAAAAGATAATCGCATTGAGCCAGCAACTGCTGCAGCAGTTCGACACAATCTTCGGATTGAACCCGGGCTTTCGACCCGCCCATGCCAAGGGCATAATGCTGACTGGGACGTTTACGCCTTCTGCTGAGGCGGCCACACTTACGAAAGCGCCGCACATCTCGCGGCAGTCGACTCCAGTGACGGTGCGATTCTCCGACTCGACAGGCATTCCGCTGGTGCCTGATAACGATCCGAATGCAAATCCCCGAGGACTCGCGATTCGGTTCAACCTTGCGGAACACGTTCACACCGATATCGTCTGTCATTCGACGGATGGCTTTCCGACGAGAACAGGGCCGGAGTTTCTGGAGTTACTGAAGGCTCTTGCGACGAGTGACCCTAAGAATTTGGCAGGTTCTCCGCTTGAGGCGTTTCTTGGTTCGCATCCGAAGGCGCTTGCGTTCGTTCAGGCGCCGAAGCCTGCGCCTTCGAGCTTTGCTCGCGAGAGCTACTTTGGTGTAACCGCGATGAAGTTCACCAATAAGGATGGAGTCAGTTGGTTTGGACGCTATCGGATCGTTCCTGAGGCTGGGAACGATCATCTGGATGATGCTGCGGCTGCTGCTAAGGACCCGAACTACCTGATGGATGAGATCGCGGAGCGTGTTGCGAAAGGGCCAATCAAGTTCAAGATCCTGGTGCAGCTTGCGAACGATGGCGATGTGGTGGACGACGCGACCAATCATTGGCCGGAAGATCGAAAAGTTGTTGAACTCGGCAGCTTCGCTTTGACGGCGCTGGTAGCCGATAACGCGCAGGAGCAGCAGCAGATCATCTTCGATCCGATTCCGCGGGTGGGGGGGATCGAGCCATCGGACGATCCGTTGTTGGAGCTGAGGGCGGCGATTTATCTGCTGAGCGGGCGTCGGCGACGGGCTGCTTAG
- a CDS encoding oxidoreductase: MSKKWQASDIPSLADKRVLITGANSGIGYHAALKLARKGAHVIFACRDQRRGEAALARMEADSPGLRTELAILDLASLSSIQHFAAAELAQHRPLHLLINNAGVMAPPRRMETADGFELQFGTNVLGHFALTGLLMPALQEAAAVSSADAAGRPRVVTIASIAHKRGRINFDDLNSKRKYSPMGAYQQSKLANLLIAFELDRRLRAANSPIMSVAVHPGVANTNLFQSGEYSAAEKSFRMILGHVIGIALNTDSEGALPTLYASTALDARDGGYYGPQGFQEMRGDEVGPAKIAAQANDAAAAIRLWQVCEEMTGLKFFRAVVDVAS; the protein is encoded by the coding sequence ATGAGCAAGAAGTGGCAAGCATCAGACATTCCATCGCTCGCAGACAAGCGGGTTCTGATCACCGGAGCGAACAGCGGTATCGGCTATCATGCCGCTCTAAAACTCGCCCGCAAGGGTGCTCACGTCATCTTTGCCTGCCGCGATCAGAGACGAGGCGAAGCAGCCCTGGCCCGTATGGAAGCCGATTCGCCGGGCTTGCGCACCGAACTGGCAATTCTTGACCTCGCTTCTCTCTCTTCCATCCAGCATTTTGCGGCCGCGGAGCTCGCGCAACATCGTCCGCTGCACCTGCTTATCAACAACGCCGGCGTCATGGCTCCGCCCCGTCGTATGGAGACAGCCGATGGCTTCGAGCTGCAATTCGGCACTAACGTTTTAGGCCACTTCGCTCTTACCGGACTTCTTATGCCCGCGCTTCAGGAGGCTGCCGCTGTATCTTCTGCCGATGCTGCCGGAAGACCTCGGGTAGTGACCATTGCGTCGATTGCGCACAAGCGAGGACGCATAAACTTCGACGATTTAAACTCAAAGCGAAAATACTCTCCTATGGGCGCTTATCAACAATCAAAGCTCGCTAATCTCCTGATCGCCTTCGAGCTGGACCGTCGCCTGCGAGCTGCGAACTCACCCATCATGAGCGTCGCGGTGCACCCTGGTGTTGCGAATACAAACCTCTTCCAGTCGGGCGAATACTCGGCAGCTGAAAAGAGCTTCCGCATGATCCTGGGTCATGTTATTGGCATTGCTCTCAACACAGACTCCGAAGGGGCTCTCCCAACGCTCTATGCTTCAACAGCTCTTGATGCAAGGGACGGTGGATACTATGGTCCACAAGGCTTTCAGGAGATGCGTGGTGATGAAGTAGGACCAGCAAAGATAGCTGCACAAGCGAACGACGCCGCCGCTGCAATTCGCCTGTGGCAAGTCTGCGAAGAAATGACAGGACTTAAATTCTTTAGAGCTGTAGTCGATGTCGCCTCGTGA
- a CDS encoding TonB-dependent receptor, whose translation MKNTPISGAHNQTRRVRGRADINLSPSWTVSTGSGFSYSFGGVPAYCPVILLDYSGTLLCEQYSQVYTQENYSNDVGVRGKFRTGSLTHSVVAGWNRMQQTGSYQETNDLGPSQPYNLYTQYRPNARNIILPESPPIVLRDNHSTKGWYLGDTIGMVRDKLLVTGGFRRSTVRLQDNFLDNMPSPSLYLKSAFTHAAASLFQVTPEYFALWQFHPGAGAWSRCSSRDKECRAGISASHQQSG comes from the coding sequence ATGAAAAATACTCCAATCTCTGGCGCACACAACCAGACTCGCAGGGTTCGGGGACGTGCGGATATCAACCTCTCGCCGAGTTGGACAGTGTCAACGGGCTCGGGTTTCTCTTACTCATTCGGCGGCGTTCCAGCCTATTGCCCGGTCATACTTCTGGACTACTCGGGAACACTTCTCTGCGAGCAATACAGTCAGGTTTACACCCAGGAAAACTACAGTAATGATGTCGGCGTTCGTGGCAAGTTCAGGACTGGTTCTCTCACTCATTCTGTTGTCGCCGGATGGAACCGTATGCAGCAAACAGGAAGCTACCAAGAAACCAATGACCTCGGTCCATCCCAACCTTACAATCTCTACACGCAATATCGCCCGAATGCTCGTAACATCATTCTTCCCGAATCGCCGCCTATAGTCTTGAGAGACAACCATAGCACCAAGGGTTGGTATCTCGGCGATACCATCGGCATGGTACGTGACAAACTGTTAGTGACAGGTGGCTTCCGCAGATCGACTGTCAGGCTGCAAGACAATTTTCTCGATAACATGCCGTCACCAAGTCTCTATCTTAAGAGTGCGTTCACCCATGCGGCTGCGTCGCTGTTTCAGGTAACACCCGAATATTTCGCTCTATGGCAATTTCATCCAGGCGCTGGAGCCTGGAGCCGTTGCTCCTCCCGAGACAAAGAATGCCGGGCAGGTATTTCCGCCAGCCATCAGCAATCAGGTTGA